One genomic region from Pecten maximus chromosome 5, xPecMax1.1, whole genome shotgun sequence encodes:
- the LOC117327566 gene encoding trophoblast glycoprotein-like, with protein MNSVHRFFCLVLVILFGHGAAVKLRCFELDECYCNETTIKCHSNEPLATTRLNQEFFQQLPDFILNTTTQVIVSGGNISELNKNSFGVCAGDSSKSHPSLKEIVLRNNNIHTIHGQAFHCVPNVVHLDLSLNSWVVSNVKHAAIFSGVQKLEKLELTDSMRDHYSGKRHMRRLSAVFNNSHLSALEELYLGKNDLWTFSSDASSTLCQVTKNLRILDLHSNNLAKLVFDSCFGQLKKIQLINLRNNSFIGVTRKTIEIFDQLYENNNNFIVDFRENQWDCDCNLVDFVKWVKTTKVTIRGKQNMTCHDGQNFGKYLWDIPPSDLVCVDVAVAQTANTGVIVISVLLAIICCVVIGVVIIKRDSIKAAYSGFKKSYFAKDVQFSYASVNNSNVDV; from the coding sequence ATGAACTCCGTACATCGATTCTTCTGTCTCGTGCTGGTCATCTTATTTGGCCATGGAGCAGCTGTCAAACTACGATGTTTTGAACTTGATGAGTGCTACTGCAATGAAACCACGATTAAATGCCACAGTAACGAGCCACTTGCGACTACAAGACTCAACCAGGAGTTTTTCCAGCAGCTTCCTGACTTTATCCTTAACACTACAACCCAAGTGATAGTTTCTGGTGGTAACATATCAGAGCTAAATAAAAACTCATTTGGGGTATGTGCAGGGGACTCTTCCAAAAGTCACCCTTCTTTGAAAGAAATTGTGTTGAGAAACAATAACATCCATACAATACATGGTCAGGCGTTCCATTGTGTTCCAAATGTTGTGCACTTAGACCTTTCTCTAAATAGCTGGGTCGTCAGTAACGTGAAGCATGCAGCCATCTTCTCTGGTGTCCAGAAACTGGAGAAACTGGAGTTGACTGATTCAATGAGAGACCATTATTCTGGTAAGCGACACATGAGGCGCCTTTCTGCTGTTTTCAACAATTCACATTTGTCAGCGTTAGAGGAGCTCTATCTCGGAAAAAACGATCTTTGGACTTTTTCCTCAGACGCGTCATCAACACTATGTCAGGTAACAAAGAACCTTCGAATCTTAGACTTGCATTCGAACAATTTGGCAAAATTGGTGTTTGATTCTTGCTTTGGACAATTGAAGAAAATTCAACTTATCAACCTGAGAAACAACAGCTTCATCGGAGTTACCAGGAAGACGATTGAAATATTCGACCAGCTTTACgaaaacaataataattttattgtcGATTTCCGCGAGAACCAGTGGGATTGTGATTGTAACCTGGTTGATTTCGTTAAATGGGTCAAGACTACTAAAGTCACTATCAGAGGCAAGCAAAACATGACTTGTCATGATGGTCAGAACTTTGGCAAGTACTTGTGGGATATACCGCCCAGTGACTTGGTGTGTGTAGATGTAGCAGTTGCACAAACCGCCAACACAGGGGTCATCGTCATAAGTGTCCTTCTAGCTATCATCTGCTGTGTTGTCATCGGTGTTGTGATCATTAAGCGAGATTCCATCAAGGCGGCATATTCCGGATTTAAGAAATCCTACTTCGCAAAAGACGTGCAATTCAGCTATGCTTCGGTCAACAATAGCAACGTTGACGTTTGA
- the LOC117327567 gene encoding uncharacterized protein LOC117327567 codes for MPATRNQSPQVKGRLTRNASPRQFDHSFQDNRTRQASPRGTGKTESKAPRVQGNEKSAEVQSRSSLRKVGKFEQESNAKLSNEKSVLKCNDATASVKSSKFQRSQDDNSTVGSKEIEKEVKGTEDRTGRRLTRQCNDVPELPVADTKSKVVERPTSRRSIRVTKEVGHSEVESPKDKLNSTANKEPVLDDESNESSLTTKNRITSKTKDAMQKTRSGKDQICEKYTSEVSRVVENSVSNEYGEENVAQRRGQKRGNDDDTTNKEEKKRKKVKEEFGMETEGKKGSGKTTALVTAPGDDTFAPRRSGRGVVPNRRFKDMEMNFSPASKRRQSADDGEKSKTSSSIKKKTDKSKAKEKYTNSEPLTLPNCENEFHNNNPEQKDDNNSDQKGNLHSVEVDKTDHQDVVMETVNTNWVEEEEEEEEEVVAGSRELVIEHMEDNTTTTTVIFESASEEQATEGNTVSEEHNTPVLEGAEEFVSEDNMGDIAQQTMTLLMRENVLGSSGENFVVTTSSEAIDESQMTMDVKTIKESEQVKETIVVEGTVEAIGEDTMETLVKETLTTTSEETDAPIETNKDILAETEQNLENNVTTTSGDKVTETNHGDETIKNLENYKVIRLEDMVQGLGGNSKASQLTATAVTNVEKDVDEEIIRKILLSNKTFKDTDEIEIQFIGGDDSQGEVDEANILSEKIVAMRNITKSNMSSSSTQTPIISSRVANLPGKGKKPVTPVEPSRMKTIRVNIQRPDGIEETKELETEEGKPQEFVIVHLPEGTKVTRPQVKEEKGEETVPFDLNDDGDFVCGVCDYITPKKANWYKHKKKHMAQKPHCCGQCGYQAATSSNLKRHLAIHDDIRDFQCEFCFMTFRQKIHLERHVKYRHEVKKVKCPLCDYVCANENPDLKVHIKRRHLPQDSQDGSLHAFACDECGAMAVNRKDLKQHMKFHRKGPELKLYCEHCSFVTDCESRLRRHMFIHTNEKPFQCGLCDYRGTQKEHVLRHMKSQHNIDIQKKGRSSDEASVDGSTDSRDLLLDKKPFKTDYSSQEKIFACNHCSMKFAKLLNLYKHLHAQHKAILPDQGDDEYLCVVCDFRTGSKKNLLVHMRKHNVQDQTPPSHVYSCVLCRYMNPKRRNLFQHMKKKHNIEIVMRNDGSTSCFLSDSSSTVAGKDDSVQNILTVGDIVTTSTDDSQLQIVMDACEKSAVQVQNVINIEDIANCVSNPQSNSSNNIIILEQGQSNTFVQHEAAEAIEGLQALAEQPGILESQEIITDSDNQTVTVEEVQTSKGLGENIMETEIVTMETEILKSFQQENAPDVKKDKESDIQLSEDQIMNLSSGDYVEINGEMYKVEISAEDGNNTENRVAEGEEFTPALVQVPEEQQIAVSDENAFQEFVQLMTECTEDTGTHTTPVASHTARSSEVLTESQTEGTALQIISSDSSVNDSGGHHTVTSDHDSLTVLAEITNAASEEFITIQGRSLTDHTEPTNVMTIANSTSVDDGSADVVDSQ; via the exons ATGCCTGCCACAAGGAACCAGTCTCCTCAAGTTAAAGGGAGACTGACTAGAAATGCATCTCCACGACAGTTCGACCATAGTTTCCAAGACAACAGGACCAGGCAGGCTTCACCAAGAGGAACTGGAAAAACGGAATCCAAGGCTCCACGAGTGCAAGGGAATGAAAAATCTGCTGAGGTCCAGTCAAGGTCATCACTAAGGAAAGTGGGCAAATTTGAGCAAGAGAGTAATGCAAAATTGTCAAATGAAAAATCTGTGCTAAAATGTAATGATGCCACGGCCAGTgtcaaatcatcaaaatttCAAAGGTCACAAGATGATAATAGTACAGTCGGGTCAAAAGAAATAGAAAAGGAGGTAAAAGGAACCGAGGACAGGACAGGGAGGCGGTTAACAAGACAGTGCAACGATGTTCCAGAATTGCCTGTAGCAGATACAAAATCAAAAGTAGTTGAACGGCCAACAAGTAGACGGTCAATCAGAGTTACAAAAGAAGTTGGCCATTCCGAAGTTGAGTCGCCAAAGGACAAACTTAACAGTACAGCAAATAAGGAACCTGTGCTTGATGATGAAAGTAATGAGTCCAGCCTGACCACAAAAAACAGGATAACGAGTAAGACAAAAGATGCCATGCAGAAGACAAGATCGGGGAAAGATCAAATTTGTGAGAAATATACTTCAGAAGTGTCACGAGTAGTGGAAAATTCAGTTTCAAATGAATATGGAGAAGAAAATGTTGCCCAGAGGAGAGGACAAAAAAGAGGAAATGATGATGACACGACCAACAAAGAGGAGAAAAAGAGGAAAAAGGTCAAGGAAGAATTTGGTATGGAGACTGAAGGAAAGAAAGGATCAGGGAAAACTACAGCTTTAGTCACTGCCCCTGGTGATGATACATTTGCACCTAGAAGAAGTGGCAGAGGTGTGGTTCCTAACCGGCGCTTCAAAGATATGGAAATGAACTTTAGTCCTGCAAGCAAGCGACGTCAAAGTGCTG ATGATGGTGAAAAATCCAAAACAAGTTCTTCAATCAAGAAAAAAACTGACAAGTCTAAAGCCAAGGAAAAATA CACAAATTCAGAGCCCCTGACATTACCTAACTGTGAAAATGAATTCCACAATAACAATCCCGAGCAGAAAGATGATAACAACAGTGATCAGAAAGGTAACCTCCACAGTGTTGAAGTGGACAAGACTGACCATCAGGATGTGGTGATGGAGACAGTGAACACTAACTGggtggaggaggaggaggaggaggaggaggaggttGTTGCTGGCAGTAGAGAACTTGTCATAG AACATATGGAGGATAATACAACCACAACCACTGTAATTTTTGAATCAGCAAGTGAGGAACAAGCTACTGAGGGGAATACTGTCTCAGAGGAGCATAACACACCTGTCCTGGAAGGTGCTGAAGAGTTCGTGAGTGAAGATAACATGGGAGATATTGCCCAGCAAACAATGACTCTGCTTATGAGAGAAAATGTGTTAGGTAGTTCTGGAGAAAATTTTGTGGTAACAACTTCATCTGAAGCAATCGATGAATCCCAAATGACTATGGATGTTAAAACGATTAAAGAATCTGAACAAGTCAAAGAAACAATTGTTGTAGAAGGTACTGTAGAGGCGATCGGAGAGGATACTATGGAAACACTTGTGAAAGAAACTTTGACAACTACCAGTGAAGAGACGGATGCTCCTATAGAAACCAATAAAGACATTCTGGCAGAAACAGAACAAAATCTAGAGAATAATGTCACTACTACCAGTGGTGATAAAGTTACTGAAACAAACCATGGTGACGAGACAATTAAGAATCTGGAAAATTACAAAGTTATACGATTAGAAGACATGGTTCAGGGATTAGGTGGAAATTCTAAAGCATCCCAACTTACTGCAACAGCAGTCACCAATGTAGAGAAAGACGTTGATGAGGAAATCATACGTAAAATTCTGTTATCCAACAAGACTTTTAAAGATACTGACGAAATAGAAATTCAGTTCATCGGAGGTGATGATTCCCAGGGTGAAGTTGATGAGGCAAACATATTGTCAGAGAAAATTGTTGCAATGAGAAATATAACAAAGAGCAATATGTCATCAAGCTcaacacagacaccaattatttCAAGCCGAGTTGCCAACCTGCCTGGGAAAGGGAAAAAGCCAGTTACACCAGTAGAGCCATCCCGGATGAAGACAATTCGAGTAAACATACAACGTCCTGATGGGATAGAAGAGACCAAAGAGCTGGAAACAGAGGAGGGAAAGCCACAAGAGTTTGTCATTGTCCACCTTCCTGAAGGCACAAAGGTTACAAGGCCACAGGTGAAGGAGGAAAAAGGCGAG gAGACTGTGCCTTTTGACCTGAATGACGATGGGGATTTTGTCTGCGGTGTCTGCGACTACATAACACCAAAAAAGGCTAATTGGTACAAACACAAGAAAAAACACATGG CTCAAAAGCCCCACTGTTGTGGACAGTGTGGTTACCAAGCAGCCACCAGTAGTAACCTGAAGAGACATCTGGCCATACACGATGATATTCGCGATTTCCAGTGTGAATTCTGCTTCATGACATTTAGACAGAAGATTCATCTAGAGAGGCATGTCAAATACAGACATGAg GTAAAGAAAGTGAAGTGCCCTCTGTGCGACTATGTGTGTGCCAATGAAAATCCTGACCTTAAAGTTCACATCAAGAGACGACATCTCCCCCAGGACTCTCAGGATGGCTCTCTCCATGCTTTTGCTTGTGATGAGTGTGGAGCAATGGCAGTCAACAGAAAGGACCTAAAACAGCACATGAAGTTTCACAGGAAGGGTCCAGAGCTGAAATTGTATTGTGAGCACTGTAGTTTTGTGACAGATTGTGAAAGTCGCCTGAGGCGGCATATGTTCATACACACCAACGAAAAACCATTCCAGTGCGGTCTGTGTGATTATCGTGGCACACAGAAGGAGCATGTCCTCCGCCATATGAAGTCGCAGCACAATATTGACATACAGAAAAAAGGTCGCAGCTCTGATGAAGCGTCGGTGGATGGTTCAACAGACTCCAGAGATCTTCTGTTGGACAAAAAACCCTTCAAGACAGACTACAGcagtcaggaaaaaatatttgcTTGCAACCATTGTTCAATGAAATTTGCAAAACTTTTAAATTTGTACAAACATTTACATGCTCAGCACAAGGCAATACTGCCTGATCAAGGAGATGATGAATATCTGTGTGTTGTTTGTGATTTCAGGACAGGCAGTAAAAAGAACTTGTTAGTTCACATGCGTAAACACAATGTTCAGGATCAGACACCTCCGTCACATGTCTACTCCTGTGTATTGTGCAGGTACATGAACCCAAAACGCAGAAATCTTTTCCAACATATGAAAAAGAAACACAACATCGAGATTGTGATGAGGAATGATGGTTCTACAAGTTGTTTTCTCTCAGACAGCAGTTCCACTGTGGCAGGTAAGGACGATAGTGTCCAAAACATTCTCACTGTCGGTGATATTGTCACAACATCGACTGACGACTCACAGTTACAGATAGTGATGGATGCATGTGAGAAAAGTGCTGTTCAGGTACAGAATGTGATCAATATAGAGGACATAGCTAATTGTGTGTCAAACCCCCAGTCCAATAGTAGTAACAATATCATCATCCTAGAACAGGGGCAGTCTAACACATTTGTTCAACATGAGGCAGCAGAAGCGATCGAGGGGCTCCAAGCACTTGCAGAACAGCCTGGCATTCTTGAGAGCCAGGAAATTATAACAGATTCGGACAATCAAACAGTAACTGTAGAAGAGGTGCAAACCTCAAAAGGTCTCGGGGAAAACATCATGGAAACAGAAattgttaccatggaaactgAGATATTAAAATCGTTTCAGCAAGAGAATGCACCAGACGTGAAAAAGGACAAAGAGTCAGACATACAGTTATCAGAGGACCAGATTATGAACTTGTCTTCTGGTGATTATGTTGAGATTAATGGTGAGATGTATAAGGTTGAGATTTCAGCAGAAGATGGAAATAACACTGAGAATAGGGTAGCAGAGGGAGAAGAATTCACCCCGGCACTTGTCCAGGTACCAGAAGAGCAGCAGATTGCAGTATCAGATGAAAATGCATTCCAGGAGTTTGTGCAGCTGATGACCGAGTGTACCGAGGACACCGGCACCCACACCACTCCAGTGGCTAGTCATACCGCCAGGAGTAGTGAGGTGTTGACAGAGAGTCAGACTGAGGGAACAGCCTTACAGATCATTTCATCAGATTCCAGTGTTAACGACAGTGGCGGCCACCACACAGTCACTTCAGATCATGACAGTTTAACTGTTCTTGCTGAAATAACAAATGCAGCTTCTGAAGAGTTCATTACAATACAAGGTCGTTCACTTACAGACCATACGGAACCAACCAATGTGATGACCATAGCCAACAGCACAAGTGTGGACGATGGCTCGGCAGATGTAGTGGACAGTCAATGA